One region of Candidatus Methylomirabilis tolerans genomic DNA includes:
- a CDS encoding TonB C-terminal domain-containing protein gives MPAGSPQIRNFIIFSLLAHLVLVGLLSVMQLSARLPADRPLQVRIINQPVHGQTPPPRSHRILKKFAARAHQPAKKIDQSRISKKSGLARLKAAPPHAARATPPTASPTVAKPDIPSARHAALTPWVPPPLRTLSGPAVTPNQKPAHIEPLEGEGVGGSTRASDLRGQLALLWKSLDAQQYPDQGTDAGEGGDIDAPGGPTVSLDSKDSRFASYLLGVKRRIENVWSYPQDARGLTGNLVITFGITRDGRLSDLQLTQTSGIAPLDNEAIRAIRQATPFGPFPERMSFERLNIRAAFYYHVSRASPRDQ, from the coding sequence ATGCCTGCTGGGTCTCCGCAGATCCGCAACTTCATTATCTTTTCACTGCTGGCGCATCTGGTGCTTGTCGGCTTGCTCAGCGTAATGCAGTTGTCTGCCCGGCTACCTGCCGATCGACCGCTTCAGGTCCGGATTATCAATCAACCCGTTCACGGGCAGACCCCGCCTCCGCGTAGCCATCGGATCCTCAAAAAGTTTGCCGCTCGCGCCCACCAGCCTGCGAAAAAGATAGACCAATCGAGAATATCGAAAAAGTCAGGCCTTGCGCGCCTCAAAGCGGCTCCTCCGCATGCAGCGCGTGCAACTCCGCCGACCGCATCGCCGACAGTAGCGAAGCCCGACATCCCTTCTGCCCGTCACGCTGCGCTTACCCCTTGGGTGCCGCCTCCGCTGCGGACATTGTCGGGGCCGGCCGTTACCCCCAACCAAAAGCCGGCTCACATAGAGCCACTTGAAGGCGAAGGTGTCGGTGGATCGACTCGCGCTTCCGATCTCAGAGGGCAACTGGCTTTGCTTTGGAAAAGCCTCGATGCTCAACAATATCCCGACCAGGGGACTGATGCGGGGGAGGGAGGCGACATAGATGCTCCTGGAGGACCGACTGTGTCGTTGGACAGCAAGGACTCGCGGTTTGCGTCCTATCTGCTTGGAGTGAAAAGGCGAATTGAAAATGTGTGGAGTTACCCTCAGGACGCGCGAGGCTTGACCGGAAATCTCGTGATCACCTTTGGGATTACCCGCGATGGCCGCTTGAGCGACTTGCAGCTTACTCAGACCTCCGGTATCGCTCCGCTGGATAACGAGGCGATTCGAGCAATCCGGCAAGCTACCCCCTTCGGTCCGTTTCCGGAGCGGATGAGCTTCGAACGGCTGAATATTCGAGCGGCCTTTTACTATCATGTAAGCCGTGCAAGTCCCAGGGATCAATGA